AGTCACACCTGAATATCTCATCCAAACGCTATACACGGTTCCTAAGGAACTGAACCAGCTATTCGACCAAATGCTAGGCTCTGTGGACCCTGAGGATGGATATCAGACCAAGCTATTCCTCATCGCAACCTTAGCTCAGCAGCCTGTTTTGAAAGCTTCACCGCTCAAGAATGCTCTGCTATACCTATGGCTGGACGACAAGGAATTCCCTCTAGATCGACCTATGCGTGCATATTCAGACTCCAATATCGACGAGCGGATCCGAGACGTAACATGCCTTATTGACCGTCTATCACGACGTCTGCTAGAAATCATACGACAACCACATCAACAGGATAAACACTTTGCATTCAGAATACGATTCATTCATCGCACAGAATATTTCTACATTCTCAACACCCAACTACCGCATATGCAAAAGCACACAACAGAATTGAACCTAAATCTCGCCACAATCAGACTATCTACTCGCTCAGTTCAAGCATGCGCGCGCAAGACCCGCGGATCTGGTGTTATCACCCAGGGGTACTGCTATGCGAGCTGAGGACGCTGATGTATCAGTACGAATCTATCTTTGATTGGATGTCCGCTATCAACAGAGCCGGATACGCTATTCTTTATATTACTTGGAAGAATTCGGAAATATCCTCAACGATTATGATTACATTCAACACCCAAAATCCCAAGGTGTCCGATAAGGCACCAATGATGGTCGCCATCTAGTCCCTCCATCGCGCACGGTCTGGTCGTCCGCTATCCTACCTATGCTGGCTTCTAGGATATCGCACGGCCTTGAACAGAATCTTTTTCCAAGTACATTGAACAACCTGGAAATGAAAACACAATCTCAGCGCACCAAAAACAACATAAGAGATGCCAACTTGCTGTACACAAGGGCCGCACGCCTGCAGAGGACATGGACATCCTTCTAAGTGATTTCCGCAGGAGTGGTCCGCCTAGAATGCATAGGAGGACAATCGTGTGGATGGTCTTTCTGTGGTATTTCGTAGATACAGTACTAATTCAAGGGAAGATGACGCGAAGCTGCCATGAGTTCTTGAAGAGTTTCTAAACTGCAGGGGTGTTGATTGTGATGTTCGGTTTCGTGATACGCTCTCATCAGATTGAAACTAATACCACGGAGGAGAGATTTCCTACAGATAACCCCAAAGGGACATTCTGTATTTCTCTCCTGGAAGCAGCAAAACCGCGAGCCCTACCAAACGGAGGCTCTCAAAACGAAACTCCAGCGGAACTATTCATGGTTGACTAGAACCCAATTGGCGACGAAGCTCACGCCGTGGCCTAGGGATAGAAGCGGACGGGAGTACTTTGACTCAAAGCACAAAGGGTTCACTGCAAAACATATCCAGGCAATGTTGGATCTGTATTTTGATAGCATCGTTACGAAGTCGGATTGATTGGGCGCACCTTTTATTTTAGTTTTACAGTTTCATAAACGCTACCGGAATCACGACATGCATGAATATCATTTACACAATCATTAAACAATCATCAAGCCATAATTACATATCCCGAAACTAATCCAATCCCAAACCCTAATCATAAAAGATCCATACATCATACAAACAAAACATAAGAGATATCAAAAACCAACAGAAGAAACCGTTCCTTCCAATTCAATAAAAAAATTACTTCCTCCAAAACATCATCTTCCCAACCCCCCTCTTAGTAGCCCACCAAGCCTCCATAAACTTCTCCTTAACATTCGTTCCACCACCATACCGTAGCGCCGTACTAGTACTGCTCCCGACAGCGCTGGCATTGACGCTCGCGGCAGCGTTCGCATTCGCGATATTCCCTGCGTCGAACTTCGTCTTACCCTCAACAATCTTCTGCACGACGAACAGGATAGCGTAGGTAGTTGATCCGACAGCACGAATCAACGCCAGCACAGCGACAGACCACAGGATAATAGCGAGGTACACGTTCGTACCACCCGAGTCGACACCGTAGATTTCAGAAACAGCCATGGCGAGAATGACGTTGGCAACCATCCAGATGGAAACCATGTACGTGCGGACGGCGCGGTAGTAGTCCTCTTGCATTTGGGATTCGGAGGGTGGCGATTCGGGGACTTCCAGTCTGTCGCGGAGGTTGCGCAGCGCCGCATCATACCCGGAGTCAATGTCGAGTTGTTCGGAGGGCATTTCGAGTTCAACGACGGAGCCATTGACTATCCGCGCTGTACCGAGATCGGTGTTTAGCGCGTTGTCGCCTTTTGTTCCCCAGGTTACGTCGTGGGTGTTGCAGAAAGCGTAGACTTGTAGGGTGCAGATGTACGACGGGAGGAGGGCGAAATACTGCGCGGACGAGGTGAACATGTGCCAGGGGTCGAGGTAGAGGAAGGATGTGAAGAAATAGAGACCGATGGTGGAGAGGAGCGAGACGACGATGTTGACCATTAGGCCATCGGAGACGGGGAGGTCGACATCGCCGCCTGTTGCGGATATGAGttcgaggacgacgaggtAGAGTGTGCAGAAGGCTGTGTAGATCATGATTATGCTGTAGACGATTATGCCGGAGAGGTATAGTTTTTTTGCGCTATCAATTCTATTAGAGCTGTTTGTTATGCGGAATGGGAGGGGACAAGGACTTACCCTTGGGGTCGATTACCCATCGAAATGATGAACTGTAGACACATAACCAGGATACACGCGTATCGTAGCACTATGAAGATATACTTGCCCACATTGTGACCGAATGGATCGATCTTCTTGTCGCAAAGGGAGCCAGCGATGAAGTAAAATGCCAAGTAAAAGTTTGCCTGCACATATTAGCATATCAACATCAAAATAAAAGGGGCGAGGACATACCAATCCGAAATACGTAAAGAGAAGGTTCAGAATCTGATAGAAAGACTCAATCTGAAGCAGGATCTTCCGTGCAAACGTATGGTCTGTCTTCCAAATCTGTTTACCGTTGACGATGGAATACACAGCAGCGAAGAAAGCACCGTTGAGCCAGCGACGACGCTGTGAGATAAACTCCGGCACAGTATCTAGACAAGTTAGCACCATGCAGCTTACCGGTTAGAAGGGAAAGGGAGCGTACCGGGAACATCAGTTTCACCAACCGCACTCTTAACAAACCTCAAAACCCatctctcctccctcttaGCAACCAACTCCCAGCACAGAATACGATCCTCAGCAAGATACATATTCGCCGTGAAAACATCCGCGTCCTGTCCCACAAGGGACTCTCCCTTGAAATACTGGTTCAACGGTCCGTTGCCATCGGCATCATTCTGCAGTGCGAAGAAACGATACGCACTCAACGCACCGGGCAACACGGTAATGTATCCGAAGACCGATTCCAGGGGTTTATCGAGGATGTTGGACATCTTGTACTCGAAGTTCTGACTTGCAACGAGGGGATTCAAGAGACCGGACATGTTCTTGCCCTTTCCGGCTTTGATTTCTCCGGCCGCACCAGCGACGTTGGAGTCTTGGTCAAAGGCTTTCCAGAGATGGTAGAGGGCGGTAGGAGCGGGCTTGGTTCCAACATCGAGCAATATGCAAATATTAGGCTGCAAAGCACGACCAAAAGCATTGAAGAACCATCTGTGCGAGTTAAGCTTCTTCAGATTATGCTCCTTCAAACAGAACAAGATCTGGCACGGCATAATCCCCTTCTCCGCACCCTTGAACTTCAAGTCCGGATCCAAAGACACCTGCGTCGTATACTCATACACGTGCGCCGTGACCTGCTTCTGGTTGACAATGTTCTTGGCAATACCCTCCTGGTACACACCAAGCGCGGCTAGGGCATTCAGCGTACGAGGATGCACTTTCTTACGACCGTCAGCCACAATGCACACCACGATCTTCTTCCATCCGTCCTTGCCCCATGTCCGGGACTTGGTCCGCGAGCAGAGATGGCTGATATTTCGCATGATACCGTGCATGGTCCGGGTGAAGCCGATTTCGTCTTCGTTGTACATGGTCACACAGATAAACAGTTCTGTCTCGCGCATCGTATTGCCGATCTGCTGGCGGAGCTTGTAGCCCTTTTGCGTGAAATCATCGGGGTCACAGGTAACTGCCGTATACCGCATATGCGTAAACTCGCGATCGTCACGTCTCGGCAAGAAACTATGCAAGATTGTCGGGATCTTGCACTCCAGGATAAGTTCACCGTTGATCAGCTGCACTTCCTTTTTCGTCATCTGGGTATCCCGAACACCACGACGGCCTTGCTTCAGAGGTGCCGGACCATAATGCAGGTTCGGATCGACGgactcctcatcctcgtcgtattcatcatcgtcgagATCAATTTTGGTCATTGCATCTTTCTCATCCGTGATAATTGTCGACTCGCTCATGAAACTCGCACGCTGGTCAAATGGATCTACCATCCTACCATGTCCTCCAAAGGGATCGTCATCATGGCCATCACCAATATCAATACTCGTGTCCTGTCCAGTACCAGAAGCCGTCGGTGCTGAGAACAGCGGTGCTGGTGGCAATGGACGTCTCGGACTACCTCCGTAACGGGTACTAGGTGTGCCTGGTCGTGGACTGCCGTTAAGATCGGCCCGTTCGTATTGCGAGCTAGAAACTGAAGGGGGTCTGGGTGGTCTGGTCCAGTCTGAGCGAGCGGGACTCCAAGGGCGCAGGGGAGAGCCTGGGCGGGATGAATAGTCCTGGGCGTCGACTGCAGAGGCtgttggaggaggaattgacGGGATGTGGTGTAGACTCGAGGGTGGTCGGGAGGGGGAATCATCGTAGCCGTCGTATTGGTAGTAACCGCGGGAGTATTGACGGCTGTCCAACACAAATAAAACAGGTTAGTCATGGCCACTAGCTCACATGAGACAGCTTACGAACCGTGacatcccatcctcatccggaTACTGATACTGATACTCCGACGACGGGTACTCAGACTCATACTGATACGACGAGGTATGATCCTGCaaatcctcatcatcaagctcCTCGTCCACACCCGTCCCCGACGTAGGCAACAACCTCATCGTTGGTCCACCGTGACGGGGCGGCGACTCGTTCTCGAGCAGAGACGCGGAATCGCCATATGCACTGTAGGCCGGCGGTTCGTCTTCGGAGTAGTTTCGGGCATGAGGGTACATGCGTGATGAGTGGGGATTCATCGTGGCGTGTTTGTTCAAGCCTGTTTCCTTTGACTCAAGAGCTGCTCATATCATGACAGtcaaacaaaaagaaatggTCAAGGCAGCAAAGGTGAGGGTTCGTTTGCTCAAGTCTGAAGGACGGCGGACAAACGGCAGTTAGCAACGCTGTCATTCCTTACTGGATCGAGAAGATCAAGAATGCCACTCACTCACAGACAGTCTGAGAGTTGCAGGACCTGTTCCTCTGCGATAtgtttaaaaaaaaaagtaaacAAATCAGCACGAGCTGCTGAAGAATGCTGAAGTAACGGTgagtatgtgtatgtgtacaAGTAGATAGACGGTGAGGCGGCGATACTTTATAAAAGTAAACAACCAACACAGAAACACGTCCACAAGAAAACAGAACACGGGGATGAAGACAATTAGAATGAAATTAAACCACGGCTTGCCCAGGAACCGGAGCTGAGCTGTTTCGCAGCGCTAAGCTCGTAGCTCGTAGACTGTTTCTGAGGGTTGTCGTCACGGCAACGGCGATTGGCGGCGGGGCGACGGACAGCAATTCGGAGTGAATGCACCAGTAAAGCCGGCTGTACCTTGCGTGTTCAGTTCACTTGATTATTCGGAATTGTATTCTGCAATGTTAATCCAATTTTTATGTCCGAAGTAGTGTTCCTCGTGCCTGTATACACTATTGATCCATGTGCATCGTGCCGTGGTAGAACTCCGAAATATATACATATCGGCCCACCACCCAAACCAGAACCACAGAACCACCGATACACTTCAGCATGGAAACACAATAAATTAAAGCAAACCCAAGACAGTACCATAGATCGATACAACCAGCCGGTAGACCCACACAACATAAACCGACCCATCTCAGACACTCCCAAGGGATGCCCCGAGTCCCAGATCCAGATCCAGATATCGCATGTTCATTTTATTCTCAATTAAGCAACGGCTCACGCTCGCGATCCGTCTCTGGATGCGCCACGCGGCGGAACAGCGAGTCACGACCATAGTACTTGGTGCTAGACAAATAGACCGATTCAATCAGGAAAATCGCAAAGATGACGAATGCGAAAATCCACTGCAAAGCGATAACCTTGATTGCGAGTTGCTTGACGGCCAACGCTGCTCAAATTAGCTCCTGCACACTCATGGAAAGATGGAAAGACTCACCAAGCATCAACCAACTCAAACAATACCCCAAACCATAATCCTGCGTTGACACAATGTGTCCACTCCCAACCGCAAACAACACCCAAATAAACACATTCGCCACGATCCTGGCCGGCAGCTTATTACTATTCACCGCAACAGCTCCATTCCAGAACAACCCAAACAACGTCCATGCATAAGGCCCCGCGATAGCAGGAAGGTGCACGAAGGCCGGAAGCCGGCGATGGCGCCAGTATGCTGCATGCAGGTTAATGAagttgaggatgaggaagatctCGGAGCCCCAAAAGTGGTTGCGGGTCCAGAGAAGGATCCAGATGAAGAGGGCGAGGTTGTTGAGGATAAAGTGGGAGGCGATGTTGGCGGCGGAGGTTACTAGGGCAGTTTGTCGGGAGAAAAGGTGGTAAACGTAGCTGAGTTGGGaaagaaggatgaggatcCTGTCGTTGTTAGTATATGTGCGTATAGATATGTTCCGGTCAGGTGAAGTACCAGTAAATCCCAGTCAGCGTCCCGTTCAGGCTAAACGGCGTGGTGTGTTTGTTGCCTTGTTTGAAGATGCGATGGCCATGCTTGATGTCGGGAGAGTTGACAGTATAGTAGATACCTACGATGACGACCAGCACCCACGAAAGAGGGACGAGGATGCGATATGTCGAGAGAGCAGACGTGGAATGAGATTCCCGGCGCGCAAATGGGTTGTCTAGAAATCAGTATATATCCAGTGGAACTGACAAAGTAACTTACAAGATGCCATTTTCCTATCTCCATAAAACAATGTACAATGCAAAAGAAATATATGAGAATGCAGGAGTATCAACTTTTATATCAATGTCCTCGTACTTCTAGTCGATGATGCAACTGCAATGATGACGTCTATCCGCATTTACAGAGTATGCAGGTAGGGAACGATCCACGGGACATGTATAGATATATCCCCTTCTATGTATCCAGTGCTCGTATTTATTTCTATGGTCCATGTTGAATTGACAATTGTTGATCATTGTGAAATTGCTGTCCATTTGCCAGAGATTCTCTATAAAGTTAATAGAGCCAGCGGAGTGAATGCAAAGCTGTTTCGGAGATTCTCTCCACCAACCTCTCATCACGTTCAACATGGCCCGATCTTACGCCAGCGTCCTCAAGGGCAAATCCATCCCCCCAAACCCAGCACGACGCTGAACGTGCCACAGGCGAAGGCAATCCGATTGAAACACGACACGATACTCAAGGCGCCAGGGACGGAGGACATGAGCATGAACACAAAGGCGTCAAATGCTATTCTTGCGATGGCTTCTCCCATTTCGCACGCAACAGGCCGCGGAGGAAGGCCCCGTTCTGCAGCTCACGAGCCAAAACGATGCCGAGGCGGCCAAGGAGGGCTTCTTGCTGTGGAGCATCATACCTGCAGCCCCTTACGCGAGGATACGGGAATTAAGCGAAGAAACCTTTTCAGACCCAGGCGGCCTTTCTCGATCTTTCCAAAGCCTCCGCCGGCTCGCCAACATCAAGGTAGGAATTTACTCTCCAAATGACTGTATATTAATGTTGTGTAGGTTATCTGGGAGTGCGATACTCCCAATAGCCAGGACCGTGATTGGGTGGGCTTGCGGGAAAACTGCGAAATTTAGAGGCTACCAAAGCTGTCATACGTTAAATGTATTCCTATCCCTTGCCATAAAATGTAATGACACTAATCTTTGGGGAGCGGCGCCATCGATTATAACACCTCTAGTTTCGTGGACACAGCAGGAAGGTCAGATGCAAGCATGATGAATCTCACATCACCGCAGGATTGGAAGGTGTCCACGTTTACATTGCTTATTATGATGGCTCGAAAGTGATCGGATCAATCAGACATGTCAAATGGTCCACAGAGGGAGCCAAGGGAGATGTTGCTATAGATTTTTGGTAAAGGCATGCCAGATAGCCAGACGTTTGGGAGATGAAGTATCTATTGAGGTAATTCATGGAAAATTTTGGGGGCATGGACGGTTGAGTGGCGGAGCGCTTATAACTACCGGACAGGGCACGTCGGCATTAAATCCAATTAAGGCACGACCCAATACCAATCCGGCGACTGTtcattcatcatcatccgacTCCTCCATAGTGTCCCGAATAGCCTCAACAATCCGTCCATGGATAGAAGCAGGCGCAACAACCATCCCATAACACCCCGCCAGCGTCCGCCCAAGACTACAATCCACCGGGTTCCCCGAAAGGTCCGTAACAGTAACTCCAAGCTCCTGCGCAATCAACATCCCCCCGGAATGATCCCAGATCTTCGATCGGTAGGATGTCTTGCGAGGGACCTTAATCAACACATGACACCCGCCAATGGCAATCGCTACATAGCGCAGCTGCGCAGCCCAGAGATCAGCGCGCGGCGGCCACGGGGCACCTAGCCGCTTTGCAACGCGCGCATGAAGTTCAAAATCGGACGATGTAGCTGCTGAGCAAtcgacgaattgaatctTACTCGGATCCATGATCTGTGCCACGGGGTTGAGCTTGGTTGCGGGGAGGAGCGAACCCGTGCTCATCTTCCTGATCCATGCGCCCTCGCCCGCAACGGCGAGGACCTGGTGACCATATCCATCCTGATCAGTGACTTCTTCCTGAATCCGCCCGTTTTCGAGATTCAGGTTCGGACCGCCCAGAACACCGATCTTCTGCTGCCCGTTCTCCACCAGTGACAGACATACCGCGTACTGCTGGTTCTTCATGAACGTCGCAGTCCCGTCCACGGGGTCCAAAACCCACGCGCGACTCCGAGGGGTACACTGCCCCTTAGCACCCAGGTCAATGATCTCCAGCATCTCCTCCCTGGATTGCGGAGTATAGAGCAAGCTCTCACTAGCCTCATCATCAAGACGGGACGTCGAGGCAAGTTCCCAAGTACGCTCGAGAAGAGTCTCATCCTGTCTCAGCGCCGTCGAGTCTTCCTCGCCCACGAATTCATCGCCAGGAAAGGCATTGTGGATTGCGCCGATGATCAATGCCTGGGCAGCGAAATCGGCAATCGTCACGGGACTATCGTCGCTTTTACCCAATGTTCCCTTATCGACTGCCTCAAGGAGCTTTTTCGTCAAGAGAGTCGCCCGTTGCACAGTCAGACATGCGAGCTCGAGCTCTTTGGCATAGGGGCCGGAGAAGTCCATGATGGTCGTTCTCGGCAGCGATATTCAAGCCAATGACGTAGAATTGCAGGGCCGAGAATTTTTGTGCCAGCCGGTGTAGCAATTGAGATCGTGTTAAAAAGAGACGATCAAATTAATCTTGAAGATCAACACTCAAGCAAAAAGACCGGCTTTTGCTTTTCAATCGGTCTGGAATTTGATCCCAATAGGCGGTCTGGTGTACGTGTTAGCAGTGCGCGCGTGCAAAGAAGCGGGATAAATGACACCATACATGAGAAGCCCGCTCGATTACAACAGATGGAATATTCAAGGCCCTGGCGAGCCTGAGTGcgagaaaaaagaacaatTTCCTGGTTGCAATCCGGATTCACATGTGTGGCTGCGATCTGTAGAGCCACAGCAAGTAATTGCCGCCATTTGGCGGAGGACTTTTTACGTATGATGTCACGTGGGACTTATTTCAGGAGTACTGTACCCCGTGTTTTACGAAATAAGTAATGGGGATAAATATCGCGTCTTGACACGTAGGAATAAGTATCAATAATCTATCCGTATGTACTGAACCATGGGTATACGGCAAGATATAAGAATGCAGCAACATGAGGTCAAGTGGTACACTCGAAGCAAGCAGGCCCGACAAACCAGACAACATGTGATCATCATCCATGACGCGGTCGCACAACGCCAGATTCAAGTAATATCATCTTTCGAAGGTATACTGAGCATTAAGGAATAAGTAACagcgaggagggagagattaAAACGGCGCAAAAGCCAGTTCGTAGACAAAGCCTAATGCCATTGTAGCATGTTGACGCATGTGATCGAAGCTCAGGTACTTGATCTGGTCATCAGTCGTGTGGATCTTCTTGTTTGTGTTCTCCATTTCACCCTCGATAGCCATCGCAGCAGGGTATCCCTGTCTGCTGGCTGAGGCGTGGTCGGAGCAGGCGTAACCGCACTTGGTCTCGACGAAGGGGATCTCACAGTACTATATTCATCAGCATGCGCCTGGAAATGAGGAGTAAATAATAAGCTTACTGTAGTGATGACATCCTTGATGAAGCGCGTAAGATCCTGGTCGACAAAGTCCACGATAACTCCGATGGCCTCCTCGCGACCAGCATCCAACGTTCCCTGAACGTAACCAGTCATGTCTTGCTGTAGCATAGCCTTGACATCCCTGCGGTCCTGTCTGTACTGCGCCCAAACCTCCTGGGAGCCCAGCAAACCCCCCTCCTCACCCGAATACCAGTGAAACTCGACCGTATTAGGCGCCTTGCCACTCACAACATCCTCAGAGTGCAGCAGCGCCCGCAGAGTCTCTAGAATGGTCACCGTCCCGctcccatcatcatccgcaCCCGGCGCAGCCAGAATCGACGGCAAGAACAAGTTAATACTGTCCTGGTGAGCGCTGACGACGACCGTTTTCTCACTGCGACCAGGAATCCTCGCAATAACACTCGATTGGCCCCAGGGATGAGCGAATTGCACTACCGTAGCGCCATGCTTGTCGGCTCCAGACTGCGTGACGATGCCGGCGACCTGCTCGTACAACCATGTCGCGGACTCCACACCCGTCGACGACTTGTAGTAGCGCGTGTGGAAGGATGTAAAGCGCTTCAGGTTCTGCTCCATGTTCTGCCTCGAGAGACCCCGGGCTAGCTGGGTGACGTTCTCGCGGTGTTCCATCTTCCCTGGGTAACGGACTGTGTTGGTTGTACGGATGACGGAGGGGTATGTTCCTGTGTTGCGCGCTTCGGTGACATCGATGAAGTTGACGCCATCCTGTAGAAATGATACCGATTAGTCTGGATCTGAGGTTTATCTGGGGTGCGGTGTAAATGGAGTCCATAGTACACACCaatttgagagcccatttcTCCTCTTCGGTCACCCATCTGGTTTGATACGGAGCCAGCTCGATGAGGAATTTCTCGGGTTCATGGTGGACGTGAACTGTGTGACCAGTCAATGGTTCCTGCTGGGGAAGCACAGCTCCCAACACGCCCGATGCCGTTGCGCTCAGCGCAAGAGCAGTGGTGATCTTCATTGCGGAGATAGATAGACTAGGTAGAATAACGAGGAACGATTAGAGGAATCAGGGGGAACAGAGAGGATAACAAGAATActaacaacaataataagaAAATATGATTATGACTAGGGATTATAAGAGAAAGAGACGAGACGTGATCGTTGCGTCAAGACTCCGGGGCTGAGACAGACTAAATAATGATAAACCAGAAGAGCAATAAAGGGAGGTTTAGCCGCCCGAGGTGGAGTGCCAAGTTGGACAGGGTCTTTTTGTCTGTTGCCTGTCAAAAGTAACAATAATATACGCTGCAGAGTGACATGTCTACACATTTATACTAGGAATAGTGTGATGTCTTACTCACAATAATACTTGGTGTTGGTTGAGACAGTTCACCCTAGTTCCCCCGATTGGGCCAGGCGTGGACTGGGCAATCCTCCATTGGGTCTGGGCGTGTCTGGAACTTGGGGTGGTCCCTTTAGGCCTTACAAGTGGATTATGGTTCTTGATACGAGTACACTACAGTGTAGAGAAGAAAGTAAAATAGTACAACTCTGTACGTGCAAAGTATTACAAAGTATTCCGTACTGTTTGGTTTTGTACTCCGGGGTAAACATGGTGACCTCATTGACATCAGCCCAATCAGGCATAAGGGCATCAGCATCAACCAGCATAACTGATGACTTCGCATTATCGTTATTCCGAGTTCTTCCGACCCAGGCACTCAGGGCTAGGGCTGCCGCTGACAATCCACCAATAATGCAACATTCTCATTCTCGTGCCCACTGCCCTGACTCAAAGGATCGACCCATCGGCCCTCCAATCCTGACGCTCCGGCGCGTCACGCTCGGTAGGCTATCTTGGTCTTATCTGTTTCTTCGCATCCCCGctcttcgtcctcttcctctactTCGTACTCCATCGACCATCTTGTCGCGTACAGAGAGTGTATACTGACCGATAACCGCTCTCCCACACGCCGAAACAAGCGCCACCCGAATCCCCGCTCCGACCGCATCTCCATTCGCAATGGCCATTCATCCGGAACTGCACCAACCGCACGACCCGCGGCCCCAGGGGTCCCTAACACCCCAGCAAACCCGCGCGATCTCTGTCTGGACGGAGCAAGCGACGGCATCACTGGAAGACCTCACACTCTCTGAATCAGTCACTGTTAATGACGAGAGCCGGTCCTTGCGTGGCGCTTCGCTCCCGTTGACCATCCCACTCGATGATATTCCGGTGAGTGATCACCGGTCCTCGCGCATGAGACTAGTCACGCGAACGAGCGCGCCCAAGGAACCCCAGGAGGCGAAGGTGCCTACTGTATCTTTCCGGAAGAGGGAGCCTCTTCGTCGGGACAGTCTGAGGCGGCGCGAGGCGTTGCAAAAGGGGAAGGATGGGAGCCGGAGGAGACAGCGTTGGGAGAACGGTATGTCTTGAGCGTTCAACGGGAAGTAAAGCGCAACGCCACGGCGTACATACGCTTATTACCGACCATGACGCGTCAAAATCTATTCCGCAAGCTTGTATCGAACGTCGCCTGTAAATGCTGACCATCATGCCAAAAGATCGTCTGCTCAACAATCCATGGGCCGAACCACCCTCTCCCAACGACTGGGTCGTCGGGCCTACCTACCCCCGTCACGAGGTACCATACTTTCTCGCTCCTCTCTGGGACCACCACTATGCGCATATCGATAAGAAGACCACAGTCACCAAAGAAGAGAAGCACCGTGTTCCAAAGGAACTGCGCCTGAGGTTGAAACACGCTCGTGCAGCACGTGGTATGCTCCAGGACTTGGAGGA
This Aspergillus chevalieri M1 DNA, chromosome 3, nearly complete sequence DNA region includes the following protein-coding sequences:
- the lap1 gene encoding putative aminopeptidase (COG:E;~EggNog:ENOG410PGV8;~InterPro:IPR007484;~MEROPS:MER0032443;~PFAM:PF04389;~SECRETED:SignalP(1-18)) produces the protein MKITTALALSATASGVLGAVLPQQEPLTGHTVHVHHEPEKFLIELAPYQTRWVTEEEKWALKLDGVNFIDVTEARNTGTYPSVIRTTNTVRYPGKMEHRENVTQLARGLSRQNMEQNLKRFTSFHTRYYKSSTGVESATWLYEQVAGIVTQSGADKHGATVVQFAHPWGQSSVIARIPGRSEKTVVVSAHQDSINLFLPSILAAPGADDDGSGTVTILETLRALLHSEDVVSGKAPNTVEFHWYSGEEGGLLGSQEVWAQYRQDRRDVKAMLQQDMTGYVQGTLDAGREEAIGVIVDFVDQDLTRFIKDVITTYCEIPFVETKCGYACSDHASASRQGYPAAMAIEGEMENTNKKIHTTDDQIKYLSFDHMRQHATMALGFVYELAFAPF
- a CDS encoding uncharacterized protein (COG:S;~EggNog:ENOG410PR6R;~InterPro:IPR036867,IPR025952,IPR039629;~PFAM:PF13902;~go_function: GO:0003676 - nucleic acid binding [Evidence IEA]); this encodes MAIHPELHQPHDPRPQGSLTPQQTRAISVWTEQATASLEDLTLSESVTVNDESRSLRGASLPLTIPLDDIPVSDHRSSRMRLVTRTSAPKEPQEAKVPTVSFRKREPLRRDSLRRREALQKGKDGSRRRQRWENDRLLNNPWAEPPSPNDWVVGPTYPRHEVPYFLAPLWDHHYAHIDKKTTVTKEEKHRVPKELRLRLKHARAARGMLQDLEEDIRQFIYNWNEKQLLLQREGLQDAPESDDSEDEVVFVGRNGQMHDSPAHKTRLQEMREAMYTHDERDGEKMVLESQVEDRAAGFGRWLVHSIASYYGLHTWSVTVGEPARREAYVGFRPPAADRRGLVSVCHQEAMIKPGETLPPALWTQI